The following proteins are co-located in the Limanda limanda chromosome 5, fLimLim1.1, whole genome shotgun sequence genome:
- the LOC133002212 gene encoding Golgi-associated plant pathogenesis-related protein 1-like yields MQELGIAIVPALTTTDIMADESFQKEFLETHNAYRAIHGAPPLTLSSDMNDSSQKWADHLLELGVFQHSDTKNGENIYHILGSGAMTGKGAVDAWYSEIKDYNWSSPGFGMNTGHFTQVVWKETTKLGVGVASVGTNVYVVAQYSPPGNMNMPGYFEKNVLEKGSGQVGKGTGSSPSGDSEKSKRKCCTLL; encoded by the exons CCCTCACAACCACAGACATAATGGCAG ATGAAAGCTTTCAGAAGGAGTTCCTGGAGACTCACAATGCCTACAGGGCGATACATGGTGCGCCGCCACTGACGCTCAGTAGCGACATGAATGATTCATCTCAGAAATGGGCCGATCACTTGCTGGAGCTTGGTGTCTTCCAACACAGCGACACAAAGAATGGAGAGAACATCTACCACATATTGGGCTCTGGGGCCATGACAG GGAAAGGAGCTGTGGATGCGTGGTACAGTGAGATCAAAGACTACAACTGGAGCAGTCCTGGGTTCGGCATGAACACTG GGCATTTTACTCAGGTGGTTTGGAAAGAAACCACTAAACTGGGCGTGGGTGTCGCCTCTGTTGGTACCAATGTCTATGTGGTTGCCCAATATTCTCCACCCGGCAACATGAACATGCCGGGATACTTCGAGAAAAACGTCCTTGAGAAAG GTAGTGGACAAGTGGGGAAAGGAACAGGCAGCAGCCCCAGTGGGGATTCTGAAAAGAGCAAAAGGAAATGTTGCACACTGCTATAG
- the LOC133001562 gene encoding tubulin beta-1 chain codes for MREIVHLQAGQCGNQIGAKFWEVISDEHGIDPTGTYHGDSDLQLDRINVYYNEASGGKYVPRAVLVDLEPGTMDSVRSGPFGQVFRPDNFVFGQSGAGNNWAKGHYTEGAELVDSVLDVVRKEAESCDCLQGFQLTHSLGGGTGSGMGTLLISKIREEYPDRIMNTFSVVPSPKVSDTVVEPYNATLSVHQLVENTDETYCIDNEALYDICFRTLKLTTPSYGDLNHLVSATMSGVTTCLRFPGQLNADLRKLAVNMVPFPRLHFFMPGFAPLTSRGSQQYRSLTVPELTQQMFDAKNMMAACDPRHGRYLTVAAIFRGRMSMKEVDEQMLNVQNKNSSYFVEWIPNNVKTAVCDIPPRGLKMAATFIGNSTAIQELFKRISEQFTAMFRRKAFLHWYTGEGMDEMEFTEAESNMNDLVSEYQQYQDATAEEEGEFEEEGEEELA; via the exons ATGAGGGAAATCGTCCATCTCCAGGCCGGACAATGCGGGAACCAGATTGGTGCCAAG TTCTGGGAGGTCATCAGTGACGAGCACGGTATTGACCCAACTGGAACCTACCATGGAGACAGTGACCTGCAGCTGGACAGGATTAACGTGTATTACAATGAGGCCTCAg GTGGTAAATATGTTCCCCGTGCTGTGCTGGTGGATCTGGAGCCGGGCACCATGGACTCTGTGAGGTCCGGACCTTTTGGCCAGGTCTTTAGGCCAGACAACTTCGTATTTG GCCAGAGTGGTGCTGGCAACAACTGGGCCAAGGGTCATTACACGGAAGGTGCAGAGCTGGTGGACTCTGTCCTGGATGTGGTGAGGAAGGAGGCAGAGAGCTGTGACTGCTTGCAGGGCTTCcagctcacacactctcttgGTGGGGGCACTGGCTCAGGTATGGGTACTCTGCTCATTAGCAAGATCCGTGAAGAATACCCCGACCGCATTATGAACACCTTCAGCGTGGTGCCCTCCCCCAAAGTATCAGACACAGTTGTTGAGCCCTACAACGCCACACTATCAGTCCACCAGCTTGTTGAAAACACAGATGAGACCTACTGCATCGACAATGAGGCCCTCTACGACATTTGTTTCCGTACCCTCAAACTCACAACTCCCTCGTACGGAGACCTCAACCACCTGGTCTCTGCCACCATGAGCGGTGTCACCACCTGCCTCAGGTTCCCTGGGCAGCTCAACGCTGACCTGCGCAAGTTGGCTGTAAACATGGTGCCATTCCCCCGTCTGCACTTCTTCATGCCAGGCTTTGCTCCCCTCACAAGCCGAGGCAGCCAGCAGTACCGATCGCTCACTGTGCCAGAGCTCACCCAGCAGATGTTCGATGCCAAGAACATGATGGCTGCCTGCGACCCACGTCATGGCCGCTACCTGACAGTGGCTGCCATCTTCCGTGGCCGCATGTCCATGAAGGAAGTGGATGAGCAGATGCTGAATGTACAGAACAAAAATAGCAGCTACTTTGTAGAATGGATCCCCAACAACGTGAAGACCGCAGTCTGTGACATTCCTCCCCGTGGCCTCAAGATGGCAGCCACCTTCATTGGCAACAGCACAGCCATCCAGGAGCTGTTCAAGCGCATCTCTGAGCAGTTCACTGCCATGTTCAGGCGCAAGGCTTTCCTCCACTGGTACACCGGAGAGGGTATGGATGAGATGGAGTTCACCGAAGCAGAGAGCAACATGAACGACCTGGTGTCCGAGTACCAGCAGTACCAAGACGCAactgctgaggaggagggagagtttgaggaggagggtgaggaggagctCGCCTAA
- the bcl2l16 gene encoding BCL2 like 16 — MCQSEEPEAIQGLDSPDPLVREAFMMAHDYIDYITRGGADGSMGHAPTACTAALRHAGDELLNRFPIFFRRWPRVFQDVTEKTACPMLMSILDEHFFLPVPVGRRRDLAWSAVLSVYVLAGQMALHCHERGMLGVLPQLKECVGAYVQRVICPDIRDRGGWSGFVSRFGEKQHLEGQVKRVCCWTLLALASSIITYLLWKRMA; from the exons ATGTGTCAGTCGGAGGAGCCAGAGGCCATACAGGGCCTGGACAGTCCTGATCCACTGGTGAGAGAAGCATTTATGATGGCCCATGATTACATCGACTATATTACCagagggggggcagatgggAGCATGGGTCATGCCCCTACTGCCTGCACTGCAGCCTTGCGCCATGCAGGGGACGAGCTCCTCAACCGTTTCCCCATCTTCTTCAGACGCTGGCCTCGTGTTTTCCAGGATGTGACGGAGAAAACAGCCTGCCCTATGCTCATGAGCATCCTTGATGAGCACTTCTTTCTGCCTGTCCCTGTGGGGCGCCGCAGGGACCTGGCCTGGAGCGCTGTGCTGTCAGTGTATGTGCTGGCTGGCCAGATGGCTCTGCATTGCCATGAGAGGGGCATGTTGGGGGTCTTGCCGCAGCTGAAGGAGTGTGTGGGCGCCTACGTACAGAGGGTCATCTGCCCTGACATACGAGACAGGGGAGGATGG AGTGGCTTCGTGTCACGCTTTGGGGAGAAGCAGCATTTGGAGGGTCAGGTGAAGAGAGTGTGCTGCTGGACACTGCTGGCACTGGCCTCAAGCATCATCACCTACCTTCTGTGGAAAAGAATGGCTTAA